From a region of the Candidatus Brocadia sp. genome:
- a CDS encoding aminotransferase class V-fold PLP-dependent enzyme has product MIYLDNAATTYPKPEIVYKTMDTFYRTQGANPGRSGHRMAMAAEKEVEDARATVAQLFGIQDPRRLILTFNATDAINMGIKGFLKPGDHAITTFLEHNAVSRALHGLEKRAGITVTKVKNSQEGFVDPVDIRNAITSKTRLIVMTHAPNVLGTIQPIREIGRIARENNIMFMVDAAQTAGVCEIDVHECGIDMLAFTGHKGPLGPTGTGGLYVGDRLTLEPWREGGTGFEAASLSQPEELPFRLESGTPNTVGIAGLRAGIEYVVSKGIATIRAHEQHLTNKIIQAIQHDQRFVLYGTTDITKKVGILSMNVKGFKPQEIGAILDQSFQIAVRPGLHCAPFAHQMIGTFPDGAVRISPGCFNTEDDIDQLITALMKIANEKI; this is encoded by the coding sequence ATGATCTATTTAGATAATGCAGCGACAACGTATCCAAAGCCAGAAATTGTTTATAAGACCATGGATACTTTTTACCGGACGCAGGGCGCCAACCCTGGTCGTTCAGGACACAGGATGGCGATGGCTGCCGAGAAAGAAGTTGAAGATGCGCGCGCAACCGTTGCGCAGCTCTTTGGTATTCAGGATCCCCGGCGGCTTATTCTTACCTTTAACGCAACGGATGCAATTAACATGGGGATCAAGGGGTTCCTGAAGCCGGGTGATCATGCGATTACGACCTTTCTCGAACATAATGCCGTGTCTCGTGCCCTTCATGGGCTTGAGAAGAGAGCCGGAATTACGGTAACCAAGGTAAAAAATTCTCAGGAAGGTTTTGTTGACCCGGTGGATATCAGAAATGCCATTACCTCCAAAACCCGATTGATTGTCATGACGCATGCTCCAAATGTCCTTGGGACAATACAGCCAATCCGGGAGATCGGCAGGATAGCGCGGGAAAATAACATCATGTTCATGGTCGATGCCGCTCAGACGGCAGGGGTATGTGAAATTGACGTTCATGAATGCGGTATTGATATGCTTGCATTTACCGGCCACAAAGGCCCGTTAGGACCGACAGGAACAGGGGGATTGTATGTGGGCGACCGGCTGACGCTAGAGCCATGGCGGGAAGGGGGGACAGGTTTTGAAGCAGCGTCACTATCTCAGCCGGAAGAATTGCCCTTCAGGCTGGAGAGTGGCACACCCAATACGGTTGGCATTGCCGGACTGAGGGCGGGTATTGAATATGTGGTGTCAAAAGGGATAGCCACGATCAGGGCGCATGAACAGCATTTGACCAACAAGATTATCCAGGCCATTCAGCATGATCAGCGATTCGTCTTGTATGGAACGACGGATATAACGAAAAAGGTCGGTATTCTGTCAATGAATGTGAAAGGATTTAAACCACAGGAGATTGGAGCAATTCTCGACCAATCCTTTCAGATTGCGGTGCGCCCTGGCCTTCATTGTGCACCTTTCGCCCACCAAATGATAGGGACCTTTCCCGATGGCGCCGTGCGGATAAGCCCGGGATGTTTCAATACAGAGGACGACATAGACCAACTCATAACAGCACTCATGAAAATTGCAAACGAAAAGATATAG
- the dnaJ gene encoding molecular chaperone DnaJ, which yields MADKRDYYELLGIVRTASKDEIKSAYRTLAKKFHPDLNKDNPKLAEEKFKEISEAYEVLIDDNKRARYDQYGHAGVASDFSKGGFTWRDFSHVSDLEDIFGHDIFSDFFGRGSIFQDFFGTRRWGGFGQPEAHVKRLQVEVTLEQAYRGVSTEVAIPHMAVCTECSGSGATKGSAPKTCTNCNGKGEIQQEQLQGFGRIIKIGACPVCGGRGKIIEHPCVSCHGSGEIQRLDKINVKIPPGVDNGTTLRVTADKVAGKLTEDVYVMISVQPHPLFHRQGSDVYLEKTITLAEAALGSKVDVPTLDGNAVMKIPPGTQTDTLFRLRGSGMPHIKIRGHGDQYVRVIVRTPKNLTKRQRELLEEFQTIEKEKIV from the coding sequence ATGGCTGATAAAAGAGACTATTATGAACTCCTGGGGATAGTCAGGACCGCTTCGAAAGATGAGATAAAATCCGCATATCGCACCCTGGCAAAGAAATTTCATCCCGACCTGAATAAGGATAATCCAAAACTGGCTGAAGAAAAATTTAAAGAGATATCTGAGGCATACGAGGTACTGATCGATGACAATAAGAGGGCCAGATACGATCAGTATGGCCATGCGGGGGTCGCATCTGATTTTAGCAAGGGCGGATTCACCTGGCGTGATTTCAGCCATGTCAGCGATCTGGAAGATATTTTTGGACATGATATCTTTTCAGACTTCTTTGGCCGCGGGAGTATTTTCCAGGACTTTTTCGGCACACGCAGATGGGGCGGCTTCGGACAGCCGGAAGCGCATGTGAAACGGTTGCAGGTTGAAGTTACCCTCGAGCAGGCATACCGGGGTGTCAGCACGGAGGTGGCTATTCCTCATATGGCGGTGTGTACAGAGTGCAGCGGGTCTGGCGCAACGAAAGGTTCGGCGCCCAAAACATGCACAAATTGCAACGGAAAGGGCGAGATACAACAGGAGCAATTGCAGGGATTTGGCAGGATTATCAAGATCGGCGCCTGTCCGGTCTGCGGGGGGCGCGGTAAAATCATTGAACATCCCTGCGTGAGCTGTCATGGAAGCGGTGAGATACAAAGACTGGACAAGATCAACGTCAAGATACCTCCAGGGGTTGATAACGGGACAACCTTACGGGTAACCGCTGATAAGGTTGCCGGGAAGTTGACCGAGGACGTTTATGTGATGATTTCCGTACAGCCACACCCGCTTTTTCACCGGCAGGGAAGCGATGTTTACCTGGAGAAGACCATTACGCTCGCTGAGGCTGCGCTGGGTTCGAAGGTTGATGTGCCGACACTGGATGGAAATGCCGTAATGAAGATTCCTCCAGGCACGCAGACCGATACCCTCTTCCGGCTGAGGGGGAGCGGCATGCCCCATATAAAGATCCGCGGACATGGCGACCAGTATGTGCGTGTTATTGTGCGCACCCCGAAAAATTTAACAAAGAGGCAGCGGGAGTTACTTGAGGAATTTCAGACGATTGAAAAGGAAAAAATCGTTTGA